The genomic segment AAGTCGCCTTTCATTCTTAAAAGATATTAAAACCTTTTAAGTTAGCTTTCAAAGAAAGTCTAAACTAATGCTTACTTAGAAACGTGAGCGATTAGGTCAAGAACTTTGTTTGAGTAACCGATTTCGTTGTCGTACCAAGATACAAGCTTAACGAATTTGTCAGTTAGAGCAACACCAGCTGCAGCATCAAATACTGAAGTTTGTGTTTCGCCGATGAAGTCTTGAGAAACAACAGCTTCGTCTGTGTAACCTAGAACGCCAGCGTATTCGTTTTCAGAAGCACGCTTCATTTCAGCACAGATTTCTTCGTAAGTTGCAGCAGTTTTTAGGTTAACTGTAAGGTCAACAACAGAAACGTTTGCAGTTGGTACGCGGAAAGCCATACCAGTTAGAAGGCCGTTAAGCTCAGGAATTACTTTACCTACTGCTTTAGCTGCACCAGTTGAAGATGGGATGATGTTTTGAGAAGCACCACGGCCACCACGCCAGTCTTTCGCAGAAGGACCATCTACAGTTTTTTGAGTTGCTGTAGTTGCGTGAACTGTAGTCATAAGACCAGATTCAATGCCCCACTTGTCGTTAAGTACTTTAGCGATAGGTGCAAGACAGTTAGTAGTACAAGAAGCGTTAGAAACGATATCTTGACCAGCGTAATCTGCAGCGTTAACGCCCATAACGAACATTGGTACGTCACCAGAAGGACCAGTAAGAACTACTTTCTTAGCGCCAGCTGTGATGTGTTTACGAGCAGTTTCGTCAGTAAGGAAAAGACCAGTAGCTTCAGCAACAACGTCAACGTTGATTGCATCCCACTTAAGATCTTCTGGGTTACGTTCAGCAGTTACACGTACAGTGTTACCGTTAACTACTAGGTTACCGTCTACTACTTCAACAGTACCGTTGAAACGACCGTGAGTTGAGTCGTACTTAAGCATGTAAGCCATGTATTCAACGTCGATAAGATCGTTAATACCAACAACTTCGATGTCGTTGCGCTCTACAGATGCACGGAAAACAAAACGTCCAATACGGCCAAAACCGTTAATACCTACTTTGATAGTCATTATATGTTGCTCCACAACTTAAATTTGATTTTCAGGTTTAAATTAACTGGTAGTAAAATTACAAAATCCTGAGCCAACCTGCAAGCGAAAATGCCAATTATATTGTTTAAAATCAAAAAATAGACCATATTCTGTTAACATTAAGAAAAATTCTTACGT from the Aliivibrio wodanis genome contains:
- the gap gene encoding glyceraldehydes-3-phosphate dehydrogenase; its protein translation is MTIKVGINGFGRIGRFVFRASVERNDIEVVGINDLIDVEYMAYMLKYDSTHGRFNGTVEVVDGNLVVNGNTVRVTAERNPEDLKWDAINVDVVAEATGLFLTDETARKHITAGAKKVVLTGPSGDVPMFVMGVNAADYAGQDIVSNASCTTNCLAPIAKVLNDKWGIESGLMTTVHATTATQKTVDGPSAKDWRGGRGASQNIIPSSTGAAKAVGKVIPELNGLLTGMAFRVPTANVSVVDLTVNLKTAATYEEICAEMKRASENEYAGVLGYTDEAVVSQDFIGETQTSVFDAAAGVALTDKFVKLVSWYDNEIGYSNKVLDLIAHVSK